The following are encoded in a window of Allosphingosinicella indica genomic DNA:
- a CDS encoding DUF3572 family protein, with protein MTGQETNEAETVALGALGWTLADDARAERLLALTGLDAGELRARIGEPALLAAVLAFLEAHEPDLIACADAIGRSPADLAAARRVLEA; from the coding sequence ATGACCGGACAGGAAACAAATGAGGCCGAGACGGTCGCGCTCGGCGCGCTCGGCTGGACGCTCGCCGACGATGCCCGTGCCGAGCGGCTGCTCGCGCTGACCGGTCTCGATGCCGGGGAGCTGCGCGCGCGCATCGGCGAGCCGGCGCTGCTCGCCGCAGTGCTCGCCTTCCTCGAGGCGCACGAGCCCGATCTAATCGCCTGCGCCGACGCCATCGGCCGAAGCCCCGCCGATCTCGCCGCTGCCCGCCGGGTACTGGAGGCATGA
- a CDS encoding RidA family protein — MTDSIKARIDQLGLVLPQPAAPVASYVPAVEAAGLLHISGQLPFDNGNLMIGRLGEDRDTDYGQRAAKACGLMLIAQIDKALGGLDRVERIVKLGVFVNSDPRFTDQPKVANGASDLMEQVFGDAGKHARSAVGVPVLPLGAVVEIDAIVAVKAG, encoded by the coding sequence ATGACCGACAGCATCAAAGCCCGCATCGACCAGCTCGGCCTCGTCCTGCCGCAGCCTGCCGCGCCCGTCGCATCCTATGTTCCGGCGGTCGAGGCCGCGGGGCTGCTCCACATCTCGGGCCAGCTTCCGTTCGACAACGGCAATCTGATGATCGGCCGTCTCGGCGAGGATCGCGACACCGATTACGGACAGCGCGCCGCCAAGGCCTGCGGCCTGATGCTCATCGCGCAGATCGACAAGGCGCTGGGCGGGCTCGACCGCGTCGAGCGGATCGTGAAGCTCGGCGTGTTCGTGAACAGCGATCCCCGCTTCACCGATCAGCCGAAAGTCGCCAATGGCGCGTCCGACCTGATGGAGCAGGTGTTCGGCGATGCCGGCAAGCATGCGCGCAGCGCCGTCGGCGTGCCGGTGCTGCCGCTCGGCGCCGTGGTCGAGATCGATGCCATCGTCGCCGTCAAGGCAGGCTGA
- a CDS encoding glycerophosphodiester phosphodiesterase family protein, giving the protein MPSSPSRQAELQRLAARPFAHRGLHGAGRIENSRAAFQAALDCGHGIELDVQASRDGEAFVFHDYDLRRLTGREGGVADLPSASLAAITLTGTDETIPPLPEILALVAGRGGLLIEVKAKGASVYHLCASVAAALEGYDGPVGVMSFNPHVGHWFARHRPAILRGMVVTEENKRGLRGAIERRLALWRARPDFLGYDVRDLPSRFAAACRNRGMPVMTWTVRTAAQRATAAAHADQIIYEDRE; this is encoded by the coding sequence ATGCCATCGTCGCCGTCAAGGCAGGCTGAGCTTCAAAGGCTTGCCGCGCGCCCCTTCGCCCACCGCGGGCTGCACGGGGCCGGGCGGATCGAGAACAGCCGCGCCGCCTTCCAGGCTGCGCTGGACTGCGGGCACGGCATCGAGCTCGACGTCCAGGCGAGCCGCGACGGCGAGGCCTTCGTCTTTCACGATTATGATCTGAGGCGGCTGACGGGACGTGAGGGTGGGGTCGCCGATCTCCCCTCCGCATCGCTCGCCGCCATCACCCTGACCGGCACCGACGAGACCATTCCTCCGCTGCCCGAAATCCTCGCGCTGGTCGCGGGCCGGGGCGGCCTGCTCATCGAGGTGAAGGCGAAGGGCGCGAGTGTCTATCACCTCTGCGCATCGGTCGCCGCCGCGCTTGAAGGCTATGACGGCCCGGTCGGCGTCATGTCGTTCAATCCGCACGTCGGCCACTGGTTCGCGCGGCACCGGCCAGCAATCCTGCGCGGAATGGTCGTGACCGAGGAAAACAAGCGCGGCCTGCGCGGCGCGATCGAGCGGCGGCTTGCGCTCTGGCGCGCGCGTCCCGATTTCCTGGGCTATGACGTCCGCGATCTCCCCTCTCGCTTCGCCGCCGCCTGCCGCAACCGCGGGATGCCGGTGATGACATGGACGGTGCGCACCGCCGCACAGCGCGCCACCGCCGCCGCGCACGCCGATCAGATCATCTACGAGGACCGCGAATGA
- a CDS encoding GNAT family N-acetyltransferase has protein sequence MNDTPVRARVGGGVAEVDAAAWDVCAGGGNPFVSHAFLSALEDSGSVDARAGWQPAPIAIDGDNGQPAALTPAYVKSHSQGEYVFDHAWADAFARAGGAYYPKLQIAVPFTPVPGPRLLTRDASLKPALIGAAEALVDQNGLSSAHCTFPDAEDAALFEAAGWLIRIDSQFHWHNDGHEDFDGFLATLASRKRKTIRKERAAAQAGLEIVHLEGGAITEAHWDAFWEFYQDTGARKWGRPYLTRAFFSLLGARMAEDLLLILALRDGRPIAGALNLIGADALYGRYWGCVEDVPFLHFELAYYQAIDAAIARGLARVEAGAQGGHKLARGYRPVPTFSAHYIADPRLRSAIADYLERERPAVAAEIAELDAMAPFRKEE, from the coding sequence ATGAACGATACGCCGGTCCGCGCGCGGGTCGGGGGCGGAGTCGCGGAGGTGGATGCGGCCGCCTGGGACGTCTGCGCCGGCGGCGGCAACCCGTTCGTGTCGCACGCCTTCCTCTCCGCACTGGAGGATTCGGGCAGCGTCGATGCCCGCGCCGGCTGGCAGCCGGCGCCGATTGCGATCGACGGCGACAACGGCCAGCCCGCGGCGCTGACGCCCGCTTATGTGAAGAGCCACAGCCAGGGCGAATATGTCTTCGATCATGCCTGGGCCGATGCCTTCGCGCGCGCCGGCGGTGCTTATTATCCCAAACTCCAGATCGCCGTGCCGTTCACGCCCGTCCCCGGCCCGCGCCTGCTGACCCGCGACGCATCGCTAAAGCCCGCGCTGATTGGCGCGGCCGAGGCGCTGGTCGATCAGAACGGGCTTTCCTCGGCGCACTGCACCTTTCCCGATGCGGAGGATGCGGCCTTGTTCGAGGCGGCGGGCTGGCTGATCCGCATCGACAGCCAGTTCCATTGGCACAATGACGGCCATGAGGATTTCGACGGCTTCCTCGCCACCCTCGCGTCGCGCAAGCGCAAGACGATCCGCAAGGAGCGCGCCGCCGCGCAGGCGGGCCTCGAGATCGTCCATCTCGAAGGCGGTGCGATCACCGAGGCGCATTGGGACGCCTTCTGGGAATTCTACCAGGACACCGGCGCGCGGAAGTGGGGCCGCCCCTATCTCACTCGCGCCTTCTTCTCGCTGCTCGGCGCGCGGATGGCGGAGGACCTGCTGCTCATCCTGGCGCTGCGCGACGGACGGCCGATCGCCGGCGCGCTCAACCTGATCGGCGCCGACGCGCTCTACGGCCGCTATTGGGGCTGCGTGGAGGATGTGCCCTTCCTCCATTTCGAGCTGGCTTATTATCAGGCGATCGACGCCGCGATCGCGCGCGGCCTTGCCCGTGTCGAGGCGGGCGCGCAGGGCGGGCACAAGCTCGCGCGCGGCTACCGCCCGGTGCCGACCTTCTCGGCGCATTACATCGCCGATCCGCGGCTGCGCTCGGCAATCGCCGATTATCTGGAGCGCGAGCGGCCCGCGGTCGCCGCCGAGATCGCCGAGCTCGATGCGATGGCACCTTTCCGGAAGGAGGAATAA
- a CDS encoding alpha/beta hydrolase family protein, whose product MTRSLLAALLLATATPALADPPQTANPLFTMQDLFALEVAADPQISPDGRWVAYTRRANDIMVDRAVSSVWLVDTQTREQRPIAAGQGSHMRPRWSPDGKRLAYVSTAEGDKPQLFVRWMDSGQTVRITGLPQAPGSMAWSPDGRRIAYSMFVADDGPKLGKRAEKPDGAKWAEPLEVIDALSYRADGEGYLDTGFEKLFLVPADGGSPRQLTFGDYHDGGPLSWSPDGRTLYFSANRQPDWDRNPMNSEVWALDVDSGGLTALTDRNGPDGAPVVSPDGSRIAYIGFDDQGLGYHNSRLYVMDRQGGGRRVLTEGLDRSVENPLWSADGRAIYVSYDDHGETKVARVGLDGSIRTVAQGLSGSSLDRPYTGGDFSVSRDGSVAFSGGTGTRPADVMLARGGKAVRLTSLNQTLSATKRFGEVRKITVASSADQRAVEAWLTLPPNYSEGARVPLILEIHGGPFSAYGPHFSTDNQLYAAAGYAVLSVNPRGSTSYGAEFANLIHHAYPGQDYDDLMSAVDGVIAQGIADPDRLYVTGGSGGGVLTSWIIGKTDRFKAAATQKPVIDWSSFALTADNPAFFARYWFGKYPWEDYQAYWSRSPLSLVGNVKTPTLVVVGSEDYRTPVSEAEQYYTALRLRGVPTAFVKVPGASHGGLAARPSQSGAKASAILEWFARYRNGAPVAGTAAAD is encoded by the coding sequence ATGACTCGTTCGCTTCTCGCCGCGCTGCTGCTCGCCACCGCCACGCCGGCGCTCGCCGATCCGCCGCAGACCGCCAATCCTCTGTTCACGATGCAGGATCTGTTCGCGCTCGAAGTCGCGGCCGATCCGCAGATCAGCCCCGACGGCCGCTGGGTCGCCTACACGCGCCGCGCCAACGACATCATGGTCGATCGCGCGGTGAGCAGCGTCTGGCTGGTCGATACCCAGACGCGCGAACAGCGGCCGATCGCCGCCGGCCAGGGATCGCACATGCGCCCGCGCTGGTCGCCCGACGGCAAGCGCCTCGCTTATGTCTCGACCGCGGAGGGCGACAAGCCGCAGCTCTTCGTGCGCTGGATGGACAGCGGCCAGACGGTGCGGATCACCGGCCTGCCGCAGGCGCCCGGCAGCATGGCCTGGTCCCCGGATGGCCGCCGCATCGCTTATTCGATGTTCGTCGCGGATGACGGTCCCAAGCTCGGCAAGCGCGCCGAGAAGCCCGACGGCGCGAAATGGGCCGAGCCGCTGGAGGTGATCGACGCGCTCTCCTACCGCGCCGACGGCGAGGGCTATCTCGACACCGGGTTCGAGAAGCTGTTCCTCGTCCCCGCCGACGGCGGCAGCCCGCGCCAGCTCACCTTCGGCGACTATCACGACGGCGGCCCGCTCTCCTGGTCGCCCGATGGGCGCACGCTCTACTTCTCCGCCAATCGCCAGCCGGACTGGGATCGCAACCCGATGAACAGCGAGGTCTGGGCGCTGGACGTCGACAGCGGCGGCCTCACTGCACTCACCGATCGCAACGGGCCGGACGGCGCGCCGGTCGTCTCGCCCGACGGCAGCCGCATCGCCTATATCGGCTTCGACGATCAGGGCCTCGGCTACCACAATTCGCGGCTCTACGTGATGGACCGGCAGGGCGGCGGACGCCGCGTGCTGACCGAGGGGCTCGATAGGAGCGTCGAGAACCCTCTGTGGAGCGCCGATGGCCGCGCAATCTACGTCTCCTACGACGATCATGGCGAGACCAAGGTCGCGCGCGTCGGCCTCGACGGCTCGATCCGCACCGTCGCGCAAGGCCTTTCCGGTTCGTCGCTCGACCGGCCCTATACCGGCGGTGACTTTTCGGTGTCGCGCGACGGCAGCGTTGCTTTCTCCGGCGGCACCGGCACCCGCCCGGCAGACGTGATGCTGGCGCGCGGTGGTAAGGCGGTGCGGCTCACCAGCCTCAACCAGACGCTGTCCGCGACCAAGCGGTTCGGCGAGGTGCGCAAGATCACCGTCGCGTCGAGCGCCGACCAGCGTGCAGTCGAGGCGTGGCTGACGCTGCCGCCCAATTACAGCGAAGGCGCGCGCGTGCCGCTCATCCTCGAGATTCACGGCGGCCCCTTCTCCGCCTACGGCCCGCATTTCTCGACCGACAATCAGCTTTACGCCGCCGCGGGTTATGCGGTGTTGTCGGTCAACCCGCGCGGATCGACGTCCTACGGCGCGGAGTTCGCCAACCTCATCCACCACGCCTATCCCGGCCAGGATTACGACGATCTGATGAGCGCGGTGGACGGCGTGATCGCGCAAGGCATCGCCGATCCTGACCGGCTCTACGTCACCGGCGGCTCGGGCGGCGGCGTGCTGACGAGCTGGATCATCGGCAAGACCGACCGCTTCAAGGCGGCGGCGACGCAGAAGCCGGTGATCGACTGGTCGAGCTTCGCGCTGACCGCCGACAACCCCGCCTTCTTCGCGCGCTACTGGTTCGGCAAATATCCGTGGGAGGACTATCAGGCTTACTGGTCGCGCTCGCCGCTGTCGCTGGTCGGCAACGTCAAGACGCCGACCCTCGTTGTCGTCGGCAGCGAGGATTACCGGACGCCGGTGAGCGAGGCCGAACAATATTATACAGCGCTAAGGCTGCGCGGCGTACCGACTGCATTCGTGAAGGTGCCGGGAGCAAGCCACGGCGGGCTGGCGGCAAGGCCTTCGCAAAGCGGCGCGAAGGCGAGCGCGATCCTCGAATGGTTCGCGCGCTACCGGAACGGCGCTCCGGTTGCGGGGACGGCCGCGGCGGACTGA
- a CDS encoding SEL1-like repeat protein, which yields MGTSLGNAAFMMEGRLALAADGDAEALYQLGVAYSTGSGVDMDLIEAHKWFNLAALNGSLLAQQSRAEISGEMTAREIAEAQRQARSWLSGTTARRAA from the coding sequence ATGGGCACCAGTCTTGGTAATGCGGCTTTCATGATGGAAGGGCGTCTCGCGCTCGCCGCCGATGGCGATGCGGAGGCGCTGTATCAGCTCGGCGTCGCCTATTCGACGGGGAGCGGCGTCGACATGGATCTCATCGAAGCGCACAAATGGTTCAACCTCGCGGCGCTCAACGGCAGCCTGCTCGCGCAGCAGAGCCGCGCGGAGATTTCCGGCGAGATGACCGCGCGCGAGATCGCCGAGGCGCAGCGCCAGGCGCGATCCTGGCTCTCCGGCACCACCGCCCGCCGCGCGGCCTGA
- the panC gene encoding pantoate--beta-alanine ligase, which translates to MQIIREIKALREAVAGLRAAGGKVALVPTMGALHAGHLALIAEARTRADHVVASIFVNPRQFGASEDLSTYPRREAADARMLEEGGCALLWAPPVDVMYPQGNATTVSVSGVSETLEGASRPGHFDGVATVVAKLFTQVAPDIALFGEKDWQQLAVIRRMAADLDLPVEISGVPTQRDADGLALSSRNAYLSADERRAARALPRALGDAARAIEGGAEVAATLAAATERLTDAGFGPIDYITLADAATLSAMDRLDRPARLLAAARMGTTRLIDNVAVMPQS; encoded by the coding sequence GTGCAAATCATCCGTGAGATCAAGGCGCTGCGAGAGGCGGTCGCAGGCCTCCGCGCGGCCGGCGGAAAGGTGGCGCTGGTGCCGACGATGGGCGCGCTCCACGCCGGCCACCTGGCGCTGATCGCCGAAGCGCGGACGCGCGCAGACCACGTCGTCGCATCGATCTTCGTCAACCCGCGGCAGTTCGGCGCGAGTGAGGATCTTTCGACCTATCCGCGCCGCGAGGCGGCGGATGCGCGGATGCTGGAGGAGGGCGGCTGTGCGCTGCTCTGGGCGCCGCCGGTGGACGTCATGTACCCGCAGGGCAATGCGACCACCGTGTCGGTCTCGGGCGTCAGCGAGACGCTGGAAGGCGCGTCACGACCCGGCCATTTCGACGGCGTTGCGACGGTGGTGGCCAAGCTCTTCACCCAGGTCGCACCCGACATCGCTCTGTTCGGCGAGAAAGACTGGCAGCAACTCGCCGTCATCCGCCGCATGGCCGCGGATCTCGATCTGCCGGTGGAGATCTCCGGCGTCCCGACCCAGCGCGATGCCGACGGCCTCGCGCTCTCCTCGCGCAACGCCTATCTCAGCGCCGACGAGCGCCGCGCCGCACGGGCGCTGCCGCGCGCGCTGGGCGATGCGGCGCGCGCCATCGAGGGCGGGGCGGAAGTGGCAGCGACTTTGGCGGCGGCGACCGAGCGGCTGACGGACGCGGGGTTCGGGCCGATCGACTATATCACGCTCGCCGATGCCGCGACGCTGTCGGCGATGGACAGGCTCGATCGTCCCGCCCGGCTGCTCGCGGCCGCGCGGATGGGGACGACGCGGCTGATCGATAATGTTGCGGTGATGCCACAGTCCTGA
- a CDS encoding division plane positioning ATPase MipZ — protein MAGATPHFIVFANEKGGTGKSTTAVHSAVALAAAGRRVAAIDLDTRQRTLGRYLDNRAATIRRIDIALPMPAFTTFDPAKDDDLDAQLDALAADADVVVVDTPGRDDPYARQAMLRADTLVTPINDSFVDLDLIGEVDPETYRVRRPSFYSELVWNSRTQRAKTTGATVDWVLLRNRLQHIEARNMRRVAEALGDLSKRVGFRVIPGLGERVIYRELFPKGLTLLDLQQIGEVGLSHIAARQELREMIAGFGLPEAQAEAPRRAAMAG, from the coding sequence ATGGCTGGCGCAACGCCGCATTTCATCGTGTTCGCCAATGAGAAGGGCGGAACCGGCAAATCGACGACGGCGGTGCACAGCGCCGTCGCGCTGGCGGCGGCCGGGCGGCGAGTCGCCGCGATCGACCTCGACACGCGCCAGCGCACGCTCGGCCGCTATCTCGACAATCGCGCGGCGACGATCCGCCGCATCGACATCGCGCTGCCGATGCCCGCGTTCACGACCTTCGATCCCGCCAAAGACGACGATCTCGACGCCCAACTCGACGCGCTCGCCGCCGATGCCGACGTGGTGGTGGTCGATACGCCGGGCCGCGACGACCCCTATGCGCGCCAGGCGATGCTGCGCGCCGATACGCTGGTCACGCCGATCAACGACAGTTTCGTCGATCTCGACCTGATCGGCGAGGTCGATCCCGAGACCTATCGCGTCCGCCGCCCGAGCTTCTATTCGGAGCTGGTGTGGAACAGCCGCACGCAGCGCGCCAAGACGACCGGCGCGACGGTGGATTGGGTGCTGCTGCGCAACCGCCTTCAGCACATCGAGGCGCGCAACATGCGCCGCGTCGCCGAAGCGCTGGGCGATCTTTCCAAGCGCGTCGGCTTTCGCGTCATTCCGGGCCTCGGCGAGCGCGTGATCTACCGCGAACTCTTCCCCAAGGGCCTCACCCTGCTCGATCTCCAGCAGATCGGCGAAGTGGGTCTCAGCCACATCGCCGCGCGGCAGGAATTGCGCGAGATGATCGCCGGCTTCGGCCTGCCCGAGGCGCAAGCCGAAGCGCCGCGCCGCGCGGCGATGGCGGGCTGA
- a CDS encoding J domain-containing protein, with protein MLPLLLVIGGAMIWAWATGRLRNYTYEDGIALALFLLGVRLFTTGRLVMGAALMAGTLLWGAYRHNQHRVRPSMPVEDARALLGVGPEASLADIRAAHRRLIARLHPDAGGSSELANRVNVARDILVADLSRRTPSAS; from the coding sequence ATGCTGCCGCTGCTCCTCGTCATCGGCGGGGCGATGATCTGGGCGTGGGCGACCGGACGGCTGCGCAACTATACCTACGAAGACGGCATCGCGCTGGCGCTGTTCCTGCTCGGCGTGCGGCTGTTCACCACCGGACGCCTAGTGATGGGCGCGGCGCTGATGGCCGGGACATTGCTGTGGGGCGCCTATCGCCACAACCAGCACCGCGTCCGTCCATCCATGCCGGTAGAGGATGCGCGCGCCCTGCTCGGCGTCGGCCCCGAGGCGTCGCTTGCCGATATCCGCGCCGCGCACCGCCGCCTCATCGCGCGGCTCCACCCCGACGCCGGCGGATCGAGCGAGCTTGCCAACCGCGTCAACGTCGCGCGCGATATTCTCGTCGCAGATCTTTCGCGGCGCACCCCTTCCGCTTCCTGA
- the pgmG gene encoding phosphoglucomutase/phosphomannomutase PgmG — MTHNFHPTSLREYDIRGIVGETLGEDDAYAIGRGFATLVRRGGGTRVAVGRDGRDSSERLEDALVRGLTESGVDAVRVGLGPTPMLYYAAAVLEVDGGVMITGSHNPANYNGFKMVLQGRPFFGADIQQMGVMAAEGDWLDGHVGKVSDHHIIDDYVARLVEGFDGGAFRIGWDAGNGAAGPALEKLVKLLPGEHHTIYTEVDSRFPNHHPDPTEEKNLADLKALVVDRGLDFGIAFDGDGDRIGAVDGQGRVIWGDQLLSILAEPVLADQPGATIIADVKASQALYDRIAELGGEPLMWKTGHSLIKSKMKETGAPLAGEMSGHIFFAHDYYGFDDALYAAVRLIRAVSALGGSLTALRDAMPAMVNTPEMRFQVDESRKFPVVEEVLARLESAGADVDRTDGARVNTGDGWWLLRASNTQDVLVARAEARDEAGLARLVAQIDDQLAQSGLERGPQAGH, encoded by the coding sequence ATGACCCATAATTTCCACCCCACATCGCTGCGCGAATATGACATCCGCGGCATCGTCGGCGAGACCCTCGGCGAGGACGATGCCTATGCCATCGGCCGCGGCTTCGCGACGCTGGTCCGGCGCGGCGGCGGCACCCGCGTCGCGGTCGGCCGCGACGGACGCGACAGCTCCGAGCGGCTGGAGGACGCACTCGTCCGCGGACTGACCGAAAGTGGCGTCGATGCGGTCCGCGTCGGTCTCGGCCCGACGCCGATGCTTTATTATGCCGCCGCGGTGCTCGAGGTCGATGGCGGGGTGATGATTACCGGCAGCCACAATCCGGCCAATTACAACGGCTTCAAGATGGTGCTGCAGGGCCGGCCCTTCTTCGGCGCCGACATCCAGCAGATGGGCGTGATGGCTGCCGAAGGCGACTGGCTCGACGGCCATGTCGGCAAGGTCAGCGATCACCACATCATCGACGATTATGTCGCGCGGCTGGTCGAAGGGTTCGATGGGGGCGCGTTCCGTATCGGCTGGGACGCGGGCAACGGCGCCGCCGGCCCGGCGCTCGAAAAGCTGGTGAAGCTGCTGCCCGGCGAGCATCACACGATCTACACCGAGGTAGACAGCCGCTTCCCCAACCACCATCCCGATCCGACCGAGGAAAAGAACCTCGCCGACCTGAAGGCGCTCGTCGTCGACCGCGGCCTCGATTTCGGTATCGCTTTCGACGGCGACGGTGATCGGATCGGCGCGGTGGACGGCCAGGGCCGCGTCATCTGGGGCGACCAACTCCTTTCGATCCTTGCCGAGCCGGTGCTCGCGGACCAGCCCGGCGCGACGATCATCGCCGACGTGAAGGCGAGCCAGGCTCTGTACGACCGCATCGCCGAGCTCGGCGGCGAACCCCTGATGTGGAAGACCGGGCACAGCCTGATCAAATCGAAGATGAAGGAAACCGGCGCGCCGCTCGCCGGCGAAATGTCGGGCCACATCTTCTTCGCGCATGATTATTATGGCTTCGACGACGCGCTTTATGCCGCCGTTCGCCTGATCCGCGCAGTGAGCGCGCTCGGCGGGTCGCTGACCGCGCTGCGCGATGCGATGCCGGCGATGGTCAACACGCCCGAGATGCGCTTCCAGGTCGACGAAAGCCGCAAGTTCCCAGTGGTCGAAGAAGTGCTGGCGCGGCTGGAAAGCGCAGGCGCGGACGTCGACCGCACCGACGGCGCCCGCGTCAACACCGGAGACGGCTGGTGGCTACTGCGCGCATCGAACACCCAGGACGTTTTGGTCGCGCGCGCCGAAGCCAGGGACGAAGCGGGCTTGGCACGTCTCGTCGCACAGATCGACGATCAGCTTGCGCAGTCGGGGCTCGAGCGGGGGCCGCAAGCGGGGCACTGA
- a CDS encoding ligase-associated DNA damage response exonuclease, with amino-acid sequence MPRLGSWIAPHPRGIYVKPADVWIDPSEPKARALVTHGHADHARGGHGRVWATPETLAIMDCRYGAQTGEPVPYGGSVRLGEVDIRFVPAGHVLGSAQIVLEYGGERVVVSGDYKRRPDPTCAPFEPVPCDIFITEATFGLPVFRHPDTGAEMDRLLARLHANPDRCVLVGAYALGKAQRVIAELRGRGHSDPIYIHGALERLCALYQSHGIDLGELRPATGVSKDALKGHIVLSPPGALNDRWSRRLPDPITAMASGWMRVRQRARQRNVELPLILSDHADWDELTCTIRELAPREVWVTHGREDALIHWCALHQIKAKELNLVGYEDEDD; translated from the coding sequence ATGCCCCGCCTCGGTTCCTGGATCGCGCCGCATCCGCGCGGCATTTACGTCAAGCCTGCCGACGTCTGGATCGACCCGAGCGAGCCGAAGGCGCGGGCGCTGGTGACCCACGGCCACGCCGATCATGCGCGCGGCGGCCACGGTCGTGTCTGGGCGACTCCGGAAACGCTTGCGATCATGGATTGTCGCTATGGTGCGCAGACTGGCGAGCCTGTGCCCTATGGAGGCAGCGTCCGGCTCGGCGAGGTCGATATACGCTTCGTGCCTGCGGGCCACGTCCTTGGCTCGGCGCAGATCGTGCTGGAATATGGCGGCGAGCGGGTGGTGGTGTCGGGCGATTACAAGCGCCGGCCGGATCCGACCTGCGCGCCGTTCGAGCCCGTGCCGTGCGACATCTTCATTACAGAGGCAACCTTCGGTCTTCCCGTCTTCCGGCATCCCGATACCGGCGCTGAGATGGACCGCCTGCTCGCGCGGCTCCACGCCAATCCCGATCGCTGCGTGCTGGTCGGCGCCTATGCGCTTGGCAAGGCGCAGCGGGTGATCGCGGAGCTGCGCGGGCGCGGACATTCCGATCCGATCTACATTCATGGCGCGCTGGAGCGGCTGTGTGCGCTCTACCAGAGCCACGGCATCGATCTCGGCGAACTGCGCCCGGCGACGGGGGTTTCGAAGGACGCGCTCAAGGGGCATATCGTGCTGAGCCCGCCGGGCGCGCTCAACGATCGCTGGTCGCGGCGGCTGCCCGATCCGATCACTGCGATGGCCTCGGGCTGGATGCGCGTCCGCCAGCGCGCGCGCCAGCGCAACGTCGAGCTGCCGCTGATCCTCTCCGACCATGCGGATTGGGACGAGCTGACCTGCACGATCCGCGAGCTCGCCCCGCGCGAGGTTTGGGTGACGCACGGGCGCGAGGATGCGCTGATCCACTGGTGCGCGCTGCATCAGATCAAGGCCAAGGAGTTGAATCTTGTCGGCTATGAAGATGAAGACGATTGA